A window of Rufibacter sp. LB8 contains these coding sequences:
- a CDS encoding YceI family protein yields the protein MRFSTFLYSPLLFVFLAAVLAWAPVSKTKRSAKWAVSGNSSLQVLGSTNVNKFTCGISSYKRFDTLEITETKNAVALTGSLNLSLENFDCRNPVMTRDLRKTLKSDQYPDLCITFLNLSKMPTLRQKPEAITGWVDIELAGTRKRVEVNYQISVDAQGLVHVDGTRDITFADFNLTPPTKFNRMVQTRQKLTISFSLQLKAVG from the coding sequence ATGCGGTTCTCCACTTTTCTTTACAGCCCTTTGCTTTTCGTGTTTCTGGCGGCAGTGCTGGCCTGGGCGCCGGTAAGCAAAACCAAGCGCTCGGCTAAATGGGCCGTGAGCGGAAACAGCAGCCTGCAGGTACTGGGGAGCACCAACGTAAACAAGTTTACCTGCGGCATTTCTTCATACAAACGTTTTGACACGCTGGAGATCACCGAAACCAAGAATGCGGTAGCCCTCACGGGTAGCCTGAACCTGAGCCTGGAGAATTTTGACTGCCGCAACCCCGTCATGACCCGCGACCTTCGCAAAACCCTAAAATCTGACCAATACCCAGACCTGTGCATCACGTTTCTGAATCTGAGCAAAATGCCCACCCTCCGCCAGAAACCCGAAGCCATCACCGGTTGGGTAGACATTGAGTTGGCCGGCACGCGCAAACGGGTAGAAGTCAATTACCAGATTTCAGTGGATGCGCAGGGTCTTGTGCATGTAGACGGCACCCGTGACATCACCTTCGCGGATTTCAACCTCACACCACCCACCAAGTTCAACCGCATGGTGCAGACGCGCCAGAAACTCACCATCTCGTTCAGCCTGCAACTCAAAGCCGTAGGCTAA
- a CDS encoding PAS domain-containing sensor histidine kinase → MSSTGSDNTALVQAIIQNAIDGIITIDERGLIESINPAACHLFGYAADEVIGRNISILMPSPDKDRHDQYLARYQQTRVPHMIGIGREVQGLNKSGAVFPFRLALSEVQLAGRVIYTGFIHDLTREKEAEENLRKYSEDLEAQVKERTESLQRSLRDLQDAKDTVSHSLEKEKDLSQLKSRFVSMASHEFRTPLSSVQLSASLIERYAVPENANITKHVNKIKSAVGNLTNILNDFLLHERLDAGKVEANFCMFDVVKVSEEITEEMQLVSKEGQNIIYQHTGFKSEFKLDQNLLKNCIINLISNAIKYSGENTFIEFNTEITDGVLTVAIKDYGIGIPQKDHAQLFEPFFRAHNTGTIPGTGLGLHIVRRYVMLMNGSIAFESQLNQGTSFTFTFPVQP, encoded by the coding sequence ATGTCTTCCACTGGTTCAGATAATACCGCATTAGTACAAGCCATCATTCAAAATGCCATTGACGGCATCATCACCATAGATGAGCGCGGGCTCATAGAAAGCATTAATCCGGCGGCCTGTCACTTGTTTGGGTATGCAGCCGACGAAGTGATTGGCCGGAACATCTCCATCTTAATGCCCTCGCCAGACAAAGACCGCCATGACCAGTATCTGGCGCGTTACCAGCAGACCCGGGTGCCGCACATGATTGGCATTGGCCGTGAGGTGCAGGGACTGAACAAAAGCGGGGCCGTTTTCCCGTTTAGGTTGGCTTTGAGTGAGGTGCAGTTGGCGGGCAGGGTTATTTACACGGGCTTTATTCATGACCTCACCCGCGAGAAAGAAGCCGAAGAGAACCTCAGAAAATACTCTGAAGACCTGGAAGCCCAGGTAAAGGAACGCACCGAATCTTTGCAGCGCTCCCTCCGGGACTTGCAAGACGCCAAAGACACGGTGAGCCATTCCCTGGAAAAAGAAAAAGACCTAAGCCAACTCAAAAGCCGGTTTGTGTCCATGGCGTCGCATGAATTCAGAACACCTTTGAGCTCAGTGCAGCTGTCGGCGTCTTTGATTGAGCGTTATGCCGTGCCGGAGAATGCCAACATTACCAAGCACGTCAACAAAATCAAGAGCGCGGTGGGCAACCTCACCAACATTCTCAATGACTTTCTGCTGCATGAACGCCTGGACGCCGGCAAGGTGGAGGCTAACTTTTGCATGTTTGACGTGGTGAAGGTCAGCGAGGAGATTACTGAGGAAATGCAGCTGGTCTCCAAAGAAGGGCAGAACATCATTTACCAGCACACCGGTTTCAAAAGCGAATTCAAGTTAGACCAGAACCTGCTCAAGAACTGCATCATCAACCTCATTTCCAACGCCATTAAATACTCCGGCGAGAACACGTTCATTGAGTTCAACACCGAGATTACCGACGGCGTGCTCACCGTGGCCATCAAAGATTACGGCATTGGCATACCACAGAAAGACCATGCCCAGCTGTTTGAACCATTTTTCAGGGCGCACAACACGGGCACCATTCCGGGCACCGGGCTGGGGTTGCACATTGTGCGGCGGTACGTCATGCTCATGAACGGGTCCATTGCCTTTGAGAGCCAACTCAACCAGGGCACTTCCTTTACCTTCACTTTTCCGGTACAACCATGA
- a CDS encoding YceI family protein has product MKQTSPNILIFAVALLLLAIFAFPGQTAAQGTYNLLPKAQIFLKVAGTSNVHDWEMTTAAMQSKGDFKFNAQNVLTDIANFNLSIDAKSLKSKHSSLDNRAYKVMKATDHPKIVYNLRSTDITTVSKNKYLVKVLGDLTIAGTRQVISMNVNVVVNPDNSITCTGTEKIKLSDYKIDAPSYMAGTMKVGNELTISFAQTYRK; this is encoded by the coding sequence ATGAAGCAAACGTCTCCCAACATCCTCATTTTTGCAGTAGCGCTCTTGTTGTTGGCCATCTTCGCCTTTCCGGGGCAGACGGCAGCCCAAGGCACCTACAACCTGTTGCCCAAAGCGCAAATATTTCTGAAAGTGGCAGGTACCTCCAATGTGCACGATTGGGAAATGACCACCGCCGCCATGCAAAGCAAAGGCGACTTTAAATTCAATGCCCAAAACGTGCTCACAGACATCGCCAATTTCAACTTGTCTATAGATGCCAAGAGCCTGAAAAGCAAGCACAGTTCCTTAGACAACCGGGCCTACAAAGTGATGAAAGCCACTGACCACCCCAAGATTGTCTATAACCTGCGCTCCACAGACATTACCACCGTCTCTAAAAACAAATACCTGGTGAAAGTTCTGGGTGATTTGACCATTGCCGGCACGCGCCAGGTGATCTCTATGAACGTGAACGTAGTGGTGAACCCAGACAACTCCATTACCTGCACCGGCACTGAGAAAATAAAACTCTCAGACTACAAGATTGACGCCCCCAGCTACATGGCCGGCACCATGAAAGTAGGCAATGAATTGACCATCAGCTTCGCACAGACTTACAGAAAATAA